A region of the Roseiflexus sp. RS-1 genome:
GATGGTTCAGTCATAGGACTCCTCATCGCTGTCAGATGCCTGTCTATACGCGATGATCTGCGGGATCATCTGTTCAACGGCGGGGATCATGCGTGGCGGGATCAGAATGATGGACGGAAAGAGGGAGGTGACGCTCATTCTTTCTGTGCGACCGCCTGCCTGATGACGGACAACTTTGAGATGCGGCAGCGGTCTCTGCTTCAAGAAGATCGCATCGATGGGATGCCGGTCTGCATCCAGATACACACGCTCATAGAACAGTTCGTTTCTTCCCAACGCGACGCATGCTGGCGGGGATGGACGGCGCATACGTTCGATGGAGAACCAGTTGATCAGATAAACCGGCAGAATCAGCACACCACCTGCGATGGCGCCGGTGAGGGTTCCAACCAGGACACTCACTGCCGCCTCGACCAAATCCCTGCTATCGGTCATTCCTGCCATCACGCCGACGAGAAACCCGATCCCGCCGAACAGGATGGGCAGACACCCGTAGGGCGGAGAGTCGCTGCGCACGCGTTCATAGAAATACTGGCGCACCTGTTGCCATTCCTCCGGTGTATACACCCACGCCACGAGCACACGATCGCTTTGCAGAAACTCCGCCCCCCGACGCCGATTGTTCCACCCTCCGACCCAGAAGAACAGCGCCGCAAACAGGAAGGTTATGCCGATCATGCCCGGTGCGAAGAGACAGGCGCTCTCGCCGCTCATGGCAGCCGCGCCTGTTCCGACAACAATGCACAATGCTGCCAGCGCCCCCAGAGTCAGGGACGTTCCGGCGGAGGGCTGCCTGAACGATTGGGCATAGGCGCGGATTTCTGGCGAAACCTGAGATGATGGCGGTTGTGCAAGCGCTGGAGCGAAGCGTTCTCTGGCAAATGACTCTTCTGGCAATAATCTGCCGCATGACCGGCAAAAGCGCGCTTCCGGCGACTGGAGCGCATCACAGTACGGGCAGGTGCGCATCGAGGAGGGCATGCTTCACCTCCGGGCATACCCGCGTGACGTCGAACGCTGGCGGTACGGCATACTGAGCCATAACAGACCGGTCATGATAACCGCCGATGTCAGACACCACAGGCAGGTAGCTCCGATAACGAACGGTTCGAGGAAGGTGAGATAGATTGAGAACAGCGTGCCGATCAACGCCAGCGCTGGCAACAGCAAGGCGGCGCGCTCGCC
Encoded here:
- a CDS encoding zinc ribbon domain-containing protein codes for the protein MPSSMRTCPYCDALQSPEARFCRSCGRLLPEESFARERFAPALAQPPSSQVSPEIRAYAQSFRQPSAGTSLTLGALAALCIVVGTGAAAMSGESACLFAPGMIGITFLFAALFFWVGGWNNRRRGAEFLQSDRVLVAWVYTPEEWQQVRQYFYERVRSDSPPYGCLPILFGGIGFLVGVMAGMTDSRDLVEAAVSVLVGTLTGAIAGGVLILPVYLINWFSIERMRRPSPPACVALGRNELFYERVYLDADRHPIDAIFLKQRPLPHLKVVRHQAGGRTERMSVTSLFPSIILIPPRMIPAVEQMIPQIIAYRQASDSDEESYD